Genomic window (Larimichthys crocea isolate SSNF chromosome V, L_crocea_2.0, whole genome shotgun sequence):
aactgcagtttttggtacttctgcaTTAGCTTCTCTTCCTAATCATGGAAGTTGCCAGTTGATTCAGACAGCAGACTGCCATGAAGAACAGCCaacacatttagtttttatggGGTCAATTTTCAAATAACTGTGCATCAGTGACAGCAGCCTCTTGATCAGACCTTCTTTGCTATGACATTACTTTGACATTAAAAGCTTCTCATGGTCAAACCAGCACACATGTTTACATGAGTCACTGCTGCTGACTGCTTATCCACTTTAAAAAGTCATCTGAGAGGAAGTACAGCTCGGAATGTCAGACATTCAGCATGTCTGATCAGACTCACTGACCTCACTGCAGTCCTAGGAAAGAcgtctgcacacacatactaatTGAATGGAGGTTCTACGGTAGACTCTGTCATGAACAGAATAGagaagtaaaaagaaacaagttAGAGTTGACATACATGACCCATCAACAAAGATctgcaatgttttttctttatttttgttactttctacATTATAGATGAACACTGACAACATCagaactatgaaataacacatatggaattgTGTTGTTAACAAAATGATGTGGCTGTACACTCTCACATTCTCTCAGGCAGCTTCATGAGGTCTTCACCTTTAAGGCTTTTGAAGTTCCCATACATGCTGAGctgctttttaataataataaaaataataaaaataataattaataataccTTTTTCTTCACTCTGTGGTCCAACTCTTCCAGGTTGGGTGATTGTGGAGGTTGAGTAAATAGAGAACAGtccccacaccatcacacctcctcctccgtgcttcacggtgggaaccacacatgcagataccatccgtTCACTTTTTCTGAATCTCACAAAAATCTCAGATTTGACTCATCAGTTCACAGTCCAGATTTCctctggtctaatgtccattcagTGTTTGTTCGAGTACTTCTCATCTTCTTGGTCTTTCTCAGTCTTGGTTTCTTTGCAGTTATTTGACCATGgaggtctgattcacacagtctccttgaactctgtgaagcagtTTGCACTTTTTTGTTGATGACATAATTCCAATAATGTGTCATTTAccaaaactaaatgtaaaacactgaatatgtcCAAACGTTTGCCTGCTGCTGTATCTTCTGTAAGAcaggatttaaaatgaatggtgCTGGCAGGAAGTCGGTGACCATGTTCAGAGTTCTTAACATTGTTTCTGTATATATCCTTGTAGTTGCCAATGACAACGCCCCGGTCCACGCACTGAGACCTGGCTTCTTGTCCACTTTCGCGCTGGCTACAGATCAGGGCAGCAAGCTGGGCCTCTCCAAGAACAAGAGCATCATCTGCTACTACAACACCTACCAGGTCAGACTCATCATGCCGTGTCAGCTCTCATGATATGTCATCAGCTCTCATGAGCTTTGGTCTGTTTCTTGATTTTTGATGGTATGATTTTAATGTTGGAGATTAGAAGTCCATACTACAGAGCTTGTTTACTCATCctttaaatgttcacatattttgtgaccctgttttgtgtgtgtgctgaacagATCGTGCAGTTCAATCGGTTACCACTGGTCATCAGTTTTATTGCCAGCAGCAGCGCCAACACAGGTAGGTCAGATCAAACAGTTGTCAACAAGAACTTTGTGGGAGGCTTCCTGCTTAAATATTTATCTACTGTCCAATCATGTTAAAGTAAGACGTGGTGCTGTCTCAGCCTGCTGCCAGTGTTCCACTGTGTTCTGTGACCCAGTTAATGAATGTATCAGCAGTAACGACAGCTGAACATCAGAATTTAAATCCAAATCAATGTGGTGTCAACCCAAACGAAGTGATGAGCACATGAATGACTCAACAGTTATGAACCAGTGTTATAATATGGTCTGAGGTTTGTATTGTCATTctgcacttttacttttgaagTAAGATATGAGTATTTCTACATTGAAGTAAAACATCTGAGTACATAAAGCATTTGTTTCATGAAATACTGCAAACTTGAACCTTTCTTCAGGATGTACGATGTGTCTGGTGGGTTTGGTGCTTTCACACTGTGACCTTTTAAACACATGCTGTGTGTTGAACAAGCATTACTTTCCACTCTTGCTTGCTCTCCTGTTTTTTGAGCATAAAGTAAGGCAggtcctctctgtgtgtcctcaggtcTCATCATGAGTCTGGAGAAGGAGTTGGCTCCTCTAATAGAGGAGCTGAGGCAGGTGGTGGAGGTGACATAATCCATGAGAGTCAGGACAACCCGGAGCAGGATGCACAGCAGAATCACCACATCCTGCTCTGTCATGGTGCATTCATGTCCCCCGGGTTAACATTCAAATCATAATAATTTGAAATAGCTTTTTGTTCTGGTGACTTTGCTTTCTGCTGTCTTCTCTAGAATTGTAGGTGCATTTTCACAGCTAAGAGTTTTTACGTCAAATCAAATGTCATGAAGtctgaataaatgtttcatttttagcaCCTAACGTGGTTTccctgcttgtttttttcaggtttgAATATAAAGATACAGATTATTTCTAAGGTGGTCTTACAGTAAAGGTCACTGTGTCCATATGTCATTGATAATTGTAATCCAGTCATTCTTTTTGAAGggtttttgcttttaatgctAGCAGCATTAGTAGTTACTAGtagtaagtttaaaaaaagccagTTTTCCACTTCCAGCTGCTGGATTCCATTATGTGatttaaatataatgtatatattacCAACACTTTCCAGTGTTCTTGCTCCTTCATCACGTGTCACATTGTTCAAGTCATAGAAAGTCGAGCTGGTGTTTTTGGCATTTATGAAAcagaactcaaagatctaaaacattttctatatacacaaaataaccatatTGTTTAGAAATCTGTGTAAATGGGGCcgtgcattatcatgctgcaacatgaggtgatggtcgtggatgaatggcacaacaatgggcctcaggatctcgtcacggtatctctgtgcattcacaatgccatcaataaaatgcacctgtgttctTTGTCCGTAACATACACCTGCCCATACCATAACCCCACCGCCACCATGGGCCACTCGatccacaacactgacatcagaaaaccaTTCACCCACACGAtgccacacacactgtgtgccctgaacagtgaaaaccgggATTAATCcgtgaagagaacacctctccaacgtGCCAGACACCATTGAATGAGTatttgcccactcaagtcgGTTACGACAACAAACTGGAGTCAGGTCGAGATCCcgatgaggacgacgagcatgcagatgagcttccctgagaTGGTTTCTGActgtgcagaaattctttggttatgcaaaccgatTGTTGTAGCAGCTGTCCAAGTGGCTGGTCT
Coding sequences:
- the lamtor3 gene encoding ragulator complex protein LAMTOR3, which gives rise to MADDLKRYLYKQLQSVEGLHAIVVTDRDGVPVIKVANDNAPVHALRPGFLSTFALATDQGSKLGLSKNKSIICYYNTYQIVQFNRLPLVISFIASSSANTGLIMSLEKELAPLIEELRQVVEVT